A window of the Butyricimonas faecalis genome harbors these coding sequences:
- a CDS encoding DeoR/GlpR family DNA-binding transcription regulator, with translation MKTLSLSERHNYILETLRQQGSVSVVDLANQLKVSSVTIRKDLTLLEGKEMLYRTHGSAILINPYINDRHVNEKEKAYPEEKRLIGRYAASLITADDSILIASGTTMHALAREIMPQGHLTVIAAAINVTNILARNKNIDIIQLGGFVRNSSVSVVGNYAEKMLENFSCSKLFMGVDGIDLDYGLTTTNMMEANLNQVMMQAAQKVVVLADSSKFGRRGFGKICDLDAIDHIITDKHISSKTLEELRERGIEVTVAE, from the coding sequence ATGAAAACATTATCTTTAAGTGAAAGACACAACTACATTCTAGAAACTTTGCGCCAACAAGGTTCCGTTTCAGTTGTTGATCTTGCTAACCAGCTAAAAGTATCTTCTGTAACCATTCGTAAGGATCTTACTTTACTCGAAGGAAAGGAGATGCTCTATCGCACGCATGGTAGCGCTATCCTAATCAACCCTTACATCAATGATCGTCACGTGAACGAGAAAGAAAAGGCCTATCCCGAAGAAAAACGGTTAATTGGCAGATATGCTGCAAGTCTAATCACGGCAGATGACTCTATTCTCATTGCATCCGGAACAACAATGCATGCTTTGGCCCGGGAGATTATGCCTCAAGGCCACCTCACAGTAATTGCTGCAGCCATCAATGTTACAAATATTCTGGCTCGTAACAAGAATATAGATATCATACAACTCGGAGGTTTCGTTCGGAATAGTTCAGTCTCTGTTGTTGGAAATTATGCTGAAAAAATGCTGGAAAACTTTTCTTGTAGTAAACTCTTCATGGGTGTTGACGGCATCGACCTAGATTATGGATTAACAACCACGAATATGATGGAAGCTAATTTAAATCAAGTAATGATGCAAGCAGCACAAAAAGTGGTTGTTCTGGCAGATTCTTCTAAATTCGGACGTCGAGGCTTTGGGAAAATATGTGATCTGGATGCCATTGATCATATTATCACAGATAAACATATATCTAGTAAAACCCTCGAAGAATTACGTGAGCGCGGTATAGAAGTAACTGTTGCCGAGTAA
- a CDS encoding zinc-dependent metalloprotease yields the protein MMKLYVMLLIVAMLVPCLGMNGMERKKNKKKAQTEQVATTVKKTTSKYDKLLKKPDVATSKGEFITVHKTGQKVYFEYPLKNMGREILLGGTVQTASDAWVVPIGYKMNKPIYLKIELRDSSVYLLQPNSATFWDGKDAGIGKAIERGYTPLIYRKYPVLAYNNDSTAVVFESTDLFKSNKELTPARGVISTLKEKKEACSLGKVKVFDDNISLEVSQTFDALLESYLVTFPMGEVATTSTISLLLLPKEKMQPRILDSRVGVFPNYHWVGGLFMPKREFSSDCDGIRNLAFSNRWRLEPVDQAAWERGETVDVKKPIIWYVDDAFPAEWKTPIKEGVLVWNRAFEKIGFKNVLQVRDFPTAEENPEFDPDNLKYSCIRYIPAGVENAMGPSWTDPITGEILNATVLIWHDIIRLVNEWRFVQTAQVDERVRTEKLPADVLHEALVYVSAHEIGHTLGLMHNMGASNAYPVDSLRSATFTAKYGTTPSIMDYARNNYVAQPEDKGVRLTPPDLGVYDEFVIKWLYSPIAGNKTVQEEAVELEKWVDEKAGDPIYRYGPQQLNVIYDPSALSEDLGDDPVKAGDYGIKNLKYILANLDAWSGEKGNITRRLSLYNQLVTQYHRYLSNVFYQIGGIYSTNVKDGTSGKPFEPVAKADQKRALVWLVKELRGCSWLDNQALAAKLPAAPSQANTIQGLVLEAMFKDLPNKVIYSSHLAQGQGQAAYTIKEFYEDLYTEAFRPTLQGKKLSLLDRTFQKNLLKNITSIAGGGLFPRKLFLTSANINQGVLPLDLSDYPSLEELRFLGLYSNGLLDHFYPLFEKMEQQHGEGIVAKVLSENTFRDENSKVNVLKAKVNGSENEVAEVQLSILKKVNALAKSKMTTGPVDDRTHYELLYLQTLKALKVE from the coding sequence ATGATGAAATTGTATGTGATGCTACTAATTGTAGCAATGCTCGTGCCATGCTTGGGGATGAATGGTATGGAACGAAAAAAGAATAAGAAAAAGGCCCAAACGGAGCAAGTGGCTACAACGGTAAAAAAGACAACAAGTAAATATGATAAACTATTGAAAAAGCCTGATGTGGCCACGTCAAAAGGGGAATTCATAACCGTACATAAAACGGGTCAGAAAGTTTATTTCGAATACCCGTTGAAAAACATGGGACGTGAAATTTTACTTGGAGGTACGGTGCAAACAGCAAGTGATGCCTGGGTGGTACCTATCGGTTATAAAATGAATAAACCGATATACTTGAAGATTGAATTGAGAGATTCAAGTGTATATCTGTTACAACCGAATTCGGCTACTTTCTGGGATGGAAAAGATGCTGGGATTGGTAAGGCTATCGAACGTGGTTATACACCGCTTATTTATAGAAAGTATCCTGTTTTGGCATATAATAATGATAGTACGGCTGTTGTCTTTGAATCAACGGATTTGTTTAAAAGTAACAAAGAGCTGACACCTGCTAGAGGAGTAATTAGTACGTTAAAAGAGAAAAAAGAAGCTTGTTCGTTAGGCAAAGTGAAAGTTTTCGATGATAATATTTCTTTGGAAGTTTCTCAAACCTTTGATGCTTTACTTGAAAGTTATCTAGTTACCTTCCCAATGGGTGAAGTGGCAACGACCTCTACAATTTCCCTTCTGCTATTGCCGAAAGAGAAAATGCAACCTCGTATTCTTGATTCTAGAGTCGGGGTATTCCCTAACTATCATTGGGTGGGAGGACTGTTTATGCCTAAAAGAGAATTCTCTTCAGATTGTGACGGTATACGAAACCTTGCTTTTTCCAATCGTTGGCGATTAGAACCCGTAGATCAAGCCGCGTGGGAGAGGGGTGAAACCGTGGATGTGAAAAAGCCGATTATTTGGTACGTGGATGATGCATTCCCGGCAGAATGGAAAACTCCAATTAAAGAAGGTGTATTGGTTTGGAATCGTGCTTTTGAGAAGATCGGTTTTAAAAATGTATTACAAGTACGGGATTTCCCGACAGCAGAGGAAAATCCCGAGTTTGACCCGGATAATTTGAAATATTCTTGCATTCGTTACATCCCGGCAGGGGTTGAAAATGCGATGGGACCTAGTTGGACAGATCCTATCACGGGCGAAATATTGAATGCTACTGTACTTATTTGGCATGATATTATTCGATTGGTGAATGAATGGAGATTTGTGCAAACTGCTCAAGTTGACGAACGGGTACGGACTGAAAAATTACCGGCAGACGTATTGCATGAAGCTCTTGTATATGTCAGTGCCCACGAAATAGGTCACACGTTAGGTTTAATGCACAATATGGGAGCCTCTAATGCTTATCCTGTAGATTCTTTACGTTCGGCAACTTTTACGGCAAAATATGGTACAACTCCTTCGATTATGGATTATGCTCGTAACAACTACGTGGCACAACCGGAAGACAAGGGCGTGAGATTAACTCCTCCTGACTTGGGTGTGTATGACGAGTTTGTAATTAAATGGTTATATTCTCCGATAGCAGGTAATAAAACCGTGCAAGAAGAAGCTGTTGAACTGGAGAAATGGGTAGATGAAAAAGCTGGTGACCCTATTTATCGTTATGGACCACAACAACTTAATGTTATTTATGATCCTAGTGCCTTATCAGAGGATTTAGGAGATGATCCAGTGAAAGCCGGTGATTATGGTATTAAAAACTTGAAATATATACTTGCTAATTTAGATGCTTGGAGTGGGGAAAAGGGAAATATTACTCGTCGATTAAGCCTGTATAATCAATTGGTAACTCAGTATCACCGCTATTTGTCAAATGTATTCTATCAGATTGGAGGAATTTATTCGACAAACGTGAAAGATGGAACGTCAGGTAAACCTTTTGAGCCGGTGGCTAAAGCCGATCAAAAGAGAGCATTGGTATGGTTGGTGAAAGAACTTCGCGGTTGTTCATGGCTTGACAACCAAGCGTTGGCGGCTAAGTTGCCTGCAGCACCGAGCCAAGCTAATACTATTCAAGGATTGGTACTAGAGGCGATGTTCAAGGATTTACCGAATAAAGTTATCTACTCTTCCCACTTGGCGCAAGGGCAAGGGCAAGCCGCGTACACGATCAAGGAATTTTATGAAGATCTTTACACGGAAGCTTTCCGTCCTACTTTGCAAGGGAAAAAATTGAGTTTATTAGACCGGACATTCCAAAAGAATTTGTTGAAAAATATCACTAGCATTGCTGGAGGTGGTCTCTTCCCTCGTAAATTATTCTTGACTTCGGCAAATATAAACCAGGGAGTTTTACCTTTAGATTTGTCAGATTACCCTTCTTTGGAAGAACTTCGTTTTCTAGGATTGTACTCGAATGGATTGTTAGATCATTTTTATCCTTTGTTTGAAAAAATGGAACAACAACATGGAGAAGGAATTGTAGCGAAAGTGCTGTCCGAGAATACATTTAGAGATGAAAATAGTAAAGTTAATGTTTTGAAGGCAAAGGTAAATGGATCAGAAAACGAGGTAGCGGAAGTACAATTGTCTATCCTGAAAAAGGTTAATGCCTTGGCGAAAAGCAAGATGACAACCGGACCGGTTGATGATCGTACTCATTACGAGTTACTGTATCTTCAAACTCTAAAAGCATTAAAAGTAGAGTAA
- a CDS encoding RagB/SusD family nutrient uptake outer membrane protein, with protein MKTGIYLLIFIAWLAIGCSDFLKEESSDEIRPSTLTDLEQLLLGDGYEDAYNFYYCTEIFTDNIKSNGAKSTDMQTAHDKDKWKFIWDENMFTESGSGYDAAFWQGLYEGILGCNLVLDNLDQKDGEHKLRESLRGEALTLRAWYYLHLVNFFGIAYNQGNPDTNLGVPLKLNSTVTGEFFPRNTVREVYSRIEQDLLEGNRLLTEYDYDRDYFRMGHLAAKAILSRLYLYMEEWDKALEYADAVLAQKSDLLDLNTLKWQGLLASGSAGCVYLTTSPDEIIWGRQQPKAFTKGIGIGTPFSVSNELWSTYENGSYTNYTARKTHDIRSFMYFSWSQDISALLSGGELGCRDGISKAKDDFGGYQGIRTAELYLNRAEVYARKYLAEGNESYRQAALADLNELRRHRFNKAFPYEDADITDGQELLDFCLAERRRELCGETNHRWCDLRRLGITVTHILEENGETEYKKDMSHYCLPIPEKILDYNPLLEQNK; from the coding sequence ATGAAGACAGGAATATATTTATTAATATTTATTGCTTGGTTGGCGATTGGATGTAGTGATTTTTTGAAGGAAGAAAGCTCAGACGAGATTCGTCCTTCAACGTTGACTGATCTGGAACAACTACTCTTGGGGGATGGTTATGAAGATGCGTATAATTTTTATTACTGCACAGAAATATTCACGGATAACATCAAGAGTAATGGAGCGAAATCAACAGATATGCAGACTGCTCATGATAAGGATAAATGGAAATTTATCTGGGATGAAAATATGTTTACAGAGTCGGGTAGTGGGTATGATGCTGCTTTTTGGCAAGGACTTTACGAGGGAATTTTAGGATGTAACTTAGTGTTAGACAATTTAGATCAGAAAGATGGTGAGCATAAATTGAGAGAAAGTTTACGTGGAGAGGCGTTAACTTTACGGGCATGGTATTATCTCCATCTGGTGAATTTCTTTGGGATAGCCTATAACCAGGGAAATCCGGATACGAATCTTGGTGTACCTTTGAAATTGAACTCAACCGTGACGGGTGAATTCTTTCCCCGCAACACGGTTCGGGAAGTTTATTCTCGTATTGAACAAGATTTACTAGAAGGCAACCGATTGTTAACGGAATATGATTATGATCGGGATTACTTCCGAATGGGGCATCTCGCGGCTAAAGCTATTTTGTCTAGATTGTATCTTTACATGGAGGAATGGGATAAAGCCTTGGAATATGCTGATGCGGTATTGGCCCAAAAATCTGATTTGTTGGATTTGAATACGTTGAAGTGGCAAGGACTCTTGGCAAGTGGAAGCGCGGGATGTGTTTATTTAACAACGAGTCCGGACGAGATTATTTGGGGACGGCAACAACCCAAAGCATTTACTAAAGGGATTGGTATAGGAACACCTTTTTCCGTTTCTAATGAGTTGTGGAGTACGTACGAGAACGGGTCTTATACGAATTATACGGCAAGGAAGACACATGACATTAGAAGTTTTATGTATTTTTCATGGAGTCAGGATATTTCGGCTTTGTTGTCAGGAGGGGAATTAGGATGTCGTGATGGTATTTCAAAAGCGAAAGACGATTTTGGGGGATACCAAGGAATTAGAACTGCCGAATTATACTTGAACCGGGCGGAGGTCTACGCTCGAAAATATTTGGCTGAAGGAAACGAGTCTTACCGGCAGGCAGCCCTTGCTGATTTGAATGAATTACGCAGACATCGCTTTAATAAGGCTTTCCCTTACGAGGATGCGGATATTACGGATGGACAGGAATTATTAGACTTTTGTTTAGCTGAACGTAGAAGGGAATTGTGTGGGGAAACAAATCATCGTTGGTGTGACTTACGTCGTTTGGGAATAACGGTGACACATATACTGGAGGAGAACGGAGAGACAGAATATAAAAAAGATATGAGTCATTATTGCCTACCGATACCGGAAAAAATCTTGGATTACAATCCGCTTTTGGAACAAAACAAATAG
- a CDS encoding SusC/RagA family TonB-linked outer membrane protein — protein MKLTFLLVLGFVFSLSASVRAQDQIVTLKVKKTPFSKVISELKQQTSLDFFYSFNEVDVNQLISLDVKNMKIDEVLHRMLGERFTWEYVDNMVVIKPLPVGEQEKKSVRVKGFVYDVNKQPLVGVTVKLVGVTLGTATDARGWFALELPLTKGELEFSFVGYEKRVLAFTPETSKDTLRIMMKEDVKAIDEVVVTGYQVLKEKGMAGSYSRVDVKDLAMTGTETLESMLQGKIPGMMVINTSGLTGTRQKVRVRGTATLVGNAETVWVVDGIIQEDNLPFEASELTNMSDNVEMMRDFIGGAISWLNPNDIEDITVLKDASATAIYGVKAANGVILITTKKGERGRMQLNYSANFTASQRMNYNRQEIMNSKERIDLSREAYERGARVANENIGYMGLALAYDRNEISLDEFDAGAKKLELMNTDWFDILYRTPFSQSHTLSFSGGDASATYRASFGYRDVKNTAIGNDQVAYTGSLNTSFIFWNKLTVTASLSGSHTKTKAFASGVDPFSYAINTSRVIACYDDDGELYYYDKGGYKYNILNELANSGNENTSKSLTLNLNARWRVTESLALSATLGGTSSSSFGETWFTERSNYISAIREYEFGEYGPLDLKFQDSRLPYGGMLAVTENRNFNYTARLQAEFVKLFRGVHSVNFMAGLEVRSSQYDGFSQTNWGYQPDRGKSFVDVPAETPNGRLNQTYAATNPTITDRVLNYVSYYATAGYMYDNRYSINLSLRQDGSNRFGDDGKFLPVWSLGLRWNVTDEHWMQDQRLVNNLAFTASFGFQGNVAENVSPELVTRLKAVNSKTGEYQMTWKQLPNPDLKWEKTLSVNLGVNFALFDSKLNGTFNWYHKKTTDVITSARVPFENGTSSMYVNDGDITNRGWDFAFSIVPVRTKDFMWSVGASFSGNTNKVKSDIEPNGKWSNAVSGSLNKEGYSVGSFWAFKFTGLDPSNGEPLFDFSRANTAKAAEDATEYMVYVGSKEPTFTTGINMVFRWKRFSFPLSVYISTGNYEFLNSPYKSGDMMMNEYQNASSELKKRWRKPGDEQFTDIPSIPVGDNCRPLYPFEDGTTKIYPLEAWKYSDARVVKAWYVRFNDIKLSYNLPDKWIKGFAENVTISFTATNPLQIKSKDFKGRDPEVAVGKQPRSQDFSFGLNMSF, from the coding sequence ATGAAATTGACTTTTTTATTGGTGTTAGGCTTCGTCTTTTCTCTTTCCGCGAGTGTACGAGCACAGGATCAGATTGTGACATTGAAGGTGAAAAAGACACCTTTTTCCAAGGTGATTTCCGAGTTGAAACAACAGACATCACTGGATTTCTTTTATAGTTTTAACGAAGTGGACGTGAATCAGCTCATTTCGTTGGACGTGAAAAATATGAAAATAGATGAAGTGCTACACCGGATGTTGGGCGAGAGATTCACGTGGGAATATGTAGACAACATGGTGGTTATCAAACCTCTTCCGGTAGGTGAACAAGAAAAGAAATCTGTGCGGGTGAAGGGGTTCGTGTATGATGTAAATAAACAACCTTTGGTAGGAGTGACAGTAAAGCTCGTGGGGGTAACTTTGGGAACTGCGACTGATGCTAGGGGATGGTTTGCTTTGGAATTACCTTTGACAAAAGGTGAATTAGAATTTTCTTTCGTGGGCTACGAGAAACGTGTGTTGGCATTTACTCCCGAAACAAGTAAAGACACCTTGCGGATCATGATGAAGGAGGACGTAAAAGCCATTGATGAGGTGGTTGTGACCGGGTATCAGGTATTGAAGGAAAAAGGTATGGCGGGGTCCTACTCTCGGGTGGATGTAAAGGATTTAGCCATGACTGGTACCGAAACATTGGAATCGATGCTTCAAGGAAAAATCCCGGGAATGATGGTGATTAATACGAGTGGTTTGACGGGAACTCGCCAGAAAGTGCGTGTCCGGGGAACTGCAACATTGGTTGGTAATGCAGAAACCGTGTGGGTTGTGGATGGTATAATTCAAGAAGATAATTTGCCCTTTGAGGCGTCGGAACTTACCAATATGAGTGATAACGTGGAAATGATGCGAGATTTTATTGGAGGGGCGATCTCGTGGTTAAATCCCAATGATATAGAGGACATAACGGTACTCAAAGACGCTTCTGCTACGGCAATTTATGGTGTAAAGGCTGCTAATGGCGTGATTCTGATTACAACGAAAAAGGGAGAACGGGGGCGGATGCAATTAAATTATTCAGCCAATTTTACTGCCAGTCAGAGAATGAATTATAATCGTCAGGAAATCATGAACTCGAAAGAAAGAATAGATCTTTCAAGAGAAGCTTATGAACGAGGAGCTAGGGTAGCTAATGAAAATATAGGTTATATGGGTTTGGCTTTGGCGTATGACCGTAACGAAATTAGTTTGGATGAATTTGATGCAGGTGCGAAGAAGCTAGAGTTGATGAATACAGACTGGTTTGATATTCTTTACCGAACACCTTTTAGTCAATCTCATACATTGAGTTTTTCCGGAGGTGATGCAAGTGCAACATATCGTGCTTCGTTTGGTTACCGGGATGTTAAGAATACGGCTATTGGTAACGATCAAGTGGCATACACGGGTAGCTTGAACACGAGTTTTATTTTCTGGAATAAACTGACCGTGACGGCTTCTCTGTCAGGTAGCCATACGAAAACAAAAGCATTTGCTTCGGGTGTCGACCCGTTTTCTTATGCTATAAATACAAGCCGGGTAATCGCTTGTTATGATGACGATGGGGAATTATACTACTATGACAAGGGAGGATATAAATACAATATATTGAATGAACTGGCTAATTCGGGTAATGAAAATACTTCAAAGAGCTTGACGTTGAATTTGAATGCCCGTTGGCGTGTAACAGAATCTTTGGCTTTGTCGGCAACTCTGGGAGGAACATCTAGTAGTTCATTTGGTGAGACCTGGTTTACTGAACGTTCAAATTATATTTCGGCCATTCGGGAATACGAATTCGGGGAATACGGGCCGTTGGATTTGAAGTTTCAGGATTCTAGGTTGCCCTATGGAGGTATGTTGGCGGTAACGGAAAATCGTAATTTTAATTACACGGCTCGTCTTCAGGCTGAGTTTGTGAAATTATTCCGCGGTGTACACTCCGTGAATTTTATGGCCGGACTAGAAGTGCGTAGTAGTCAGTATGATGGTTTTTCACAGACGAATTGGGGATATCAGCCGGATAGAGGTAAATCGTTTGTAGATGTACCGGCGGAAACTCCTAACGGGCGTTTAAACCAGACATATGCCGCAACCAATCCGACGATAACAGATCGTGTTTTAAATTATGTTTCATATTATGCCACGGCCGGATATATGTATGATAATCGTTACTCGATAAATTTATCCTTACGGCAGGACGGTTCCAATCGGTTTGGGGATGATGGAAAGTTTTTACCCGTGTGGTCATTGGGACTGCGTTGGAATGTTACGGATGAACATTGGATGCAAGACCAAAGACTGGTTAATAATTTGGCATTTACGGCTTCATTCGGTTTTCAAGGTAATGTTGCCGAAAACGTGAGCCCGGAACTCGTGACAAGATTGAAGGCTGTAAATTCAAAAACTGGAGAATACCAGATGACTTGGAAACAATTACCTAATCCCGATTTGAAATGGGAAAAAACGTTGTCCGTGAATCTTGGGGTAAATTTCGCTTTGTTTGACAGTAAATTAAATGGAACATTCAATTGGTATCACAAAAAGACAACAGATGTGATTACTTCAGCCAGAGTACCTTTTGAGAATGGAACATCCAGCATGTACGTGAATGACGGTGATATAACAAATAGAGGATGGGATTTTGCATTTTCTATTGTTCCGGTTCGGACAAAAGATTTTATGTGGAGCGTGGGAGCAAGTTTTTCAGGTAATACGAATAAAGTAAAATCGGATATTGAACCTAACGGAAAGTGGAGTAATGCTGTAAGTGGTTCTCTTAATAAAGAGGGATATTCCGTGGGCAGTTTCTGGGCTTTCAAATTTACAGGTTTGGATCCGTCTAACGGAGAACCGTTATTTGATTTTTCTCGGGCAAACACGGCAAAAGCTGCAGAAGATGCTACAGAATATATGGTGTATGTGGGTTCCAAGGAACCGACGTTCACGACTGGAATCAATATGGTTTTTCGTTGGAAACGCTTTTCGTTCCCGTTGAGTGTATACATAAGTACGGGGAACTATGAGTTTTTAAATTCTCCTTATAAAAGTGGAGATATGATGATGAACGAGTATCAGAATGCTTCTTCCGAGTTGAAAAAACGTTGGCGCAAACCTGGAGATGAGCAGTTTACGGATATTCCATCGATACCGGTAGGAGACAATTGCCGTCCCTTGTATCCGTTTGAAGACGGGACGACGAAAATTTACCCGTTAGAAGCTTGGAAATATTCGGATGCTAGGGTCGTGAAAGCTTGGTATGTCCGCTTTAATGATATCAAATTGTCATACAATTTACCGGATAAATGGATTAAAGGCTTTGCCGAAAACGTGACAATATCCTTTACGGCAACGAATCCTTTGCAGATTAAGAGTAAGGATTTTAAAGGACGGGATCCGGAAGTGGCTGTCGGAAAACAACCTCGTTCACAGGATTTTTCGTTTGGTTTGAATATGAGTTTTTAA
- a CDS encoding DUF4974 domain-containing protein, with protein MTEQLQRWYDLDFIFSSERVKQFVFAGMIKKEYTADEIFSMIEKTTRVKFNVHGRTIVVSELDKYN; from the coding sequence ATTACAGAACAATTACAACGGTGGTATGATCTTGATTTTATTTTTTCCTCTGAAAGGGTAAAACAGTTTGTTTTTGCCGGAATGATTAAAAAAGAGTACACGGCCGACGAGATTTTCTCCATGATAGAGAAAACAACACGAGTGAAATTTAATGTGCATGGAAGGACGATAGTTGTAAGTGAATTAGATAAATATAATTAA
- a CDS encoding FecR family protein gives MSTKDEKDWLRAILEGKVKPGDAEWKRIWQEEDFTGVRRVLREVGMRKKDELVADRQKMWQAIEQYRGEGKNRRRVSIWRWVAAVMLPLLLCGTLWLSLREKKEVLVAKVTPEIEAGTAHAVLLMGQGERIDLSMTSGDTILNKGDVRIRFDSSKSVTYEQVVGTPAKVEYNTIIVPRKGEYQLILADGSKVYLNSESRLRFPTHFEGKERRVYLEGEGYFKVAKDAAKPFIVETKEVNVRVLGTSFNVNAYASEMAVRTTLVSGKVQVSNRTGEEVTVLNPGQQAVWQGGCFSTQEVDALAFTAWIDGKFYFEEGATLKKNYRTITTVV, from the coding sequence ATGAGTACAAAAGATGAAAAAGATTGGTTACGGGCAATATTGGAGGGGAAGGTCAAGCCGGGAGATGCCGAGTGGAAAAGGATATGGCAAGAGGAGGACTTTACCGGCGTGAGACGTGTGTTGAGAGAGGTCGGGATGCGGAAAAAGGATGAGTTGGTGGCCGATCGTCAAAAAATGTGGCAAGCCATCGAGCAATACCGAGGTGAAGGTAAAAACCGGAGGCGTGTGTCAATATGGCGTTGGGTGGCTGCCGTGATGTTGCCTTTATTGTTGTGTGGTACGTTGTGGCTGAGTTTACGAGAGAAGAAAGAAGTGCTTGTTGCAAAAGTAACCCCAGAGATCGAGGCCGGAACAGCGCATGCCGTGTTGCTTATGGGACAAGGGGAAAGAATAGATTTATCCATGACTTCGGGTGATACCATTTTAAACAAGGGAGATGTCCGTATCCGATTCGATTCTTCTAAAAGCGTGACGTATGAACAAGTGGTCGGAACTCCCGCTAAGGTAGAGTACAACACGATCATTGTTCCTCGGAAAGGCGAATATCAATTAATTTTGGCAGATGGTTCGAAAGTTTACTTGAACTCGGAGTCGAGACTTCGTTTCCCGACTCATTTCGAAGGAAAAGAGAGACGGGTGTATCTGGAAGGTGAGGGATATTTCAAGGTGGCGAAGGATGCTGCAAAACCTTTTATAGTCGAGACAAAAGAGGTGAATGTAAGAGTGTTGGGAACAAGTTTTAACGTGAACGCTTATGCCTCGGAGATGGCCGTCCGGACAACGTTGGTTTCCGGTAAAGTGCAAGTGAGCAATAGGACGGGCGAAGAAGTCACAGTACTAAATCCGGGACAACAAGCTGTGTGGCAGGGAGGATGTTTTTCTACCCAAGAGGTTGACGCGTTGGCTTTCACGGCATGGATAGATGGAAAATTTTACTTTGAAGAAGGTGCCACTTTGAAAAAAAATTACAGAACAATTACAACGGTGGTATGA
- a CDS encoding RNA polymerase sigma factor — MQNELTLFRKMQEGDWYAFNYFFESYSERLYLYALGFVGNRAEAEDIVQDTFIYLWVNRAKITHTGSLYSYLSQSVKHACIDWKLHEEVERKYRQEIMTSGEETEEKTDNFEELYGRLQVVMDSLPPKCKEIFILGCVEGLSYKEVAEQLGVSVNTVKTQVKVAYKKIKSEFGNTDKNFMLILCNSFFKR; from the coding sequence ATGCAGAATGAATTGACTTTGTTCCGGAAAATGCAAGAGGGGGATTGGTATGCATTTAATTATTTTTTCGAGTCTTACTCGGAACGGTTATATCTTTATGCGTTAGGTTTTGTCGGGAATCGAGCGGAGGCGGAAGATATCGTGCAGGATACGTTTATTTACCTGTGGGTGAATCGGGCAAAAATAACCCATACCGGTTCCCTTTATAGTTATTTGAGTCAATCGGTCAAACATGCGTGTATAGATTGGAAACTTCACGAAGAAGTCGAACGGAAGTACCGGCAGGAGATAATGACCTCTGGGGAAGAAACGGAGGAAAAAACGGATAATTTCGAGGAATTGTATGGTCGTTTGCAGGTTGTTATGGATAGTTTGCCTCCCAAATGCAAGGAAATTTTTATATTGGGATGTGTTGAGGGATTAAGTTACAAAGAAGTTGCAGAACAATTGGGGGTATCCGTGAATACAGTGAAAACCCAAGTCAAAGTTGCTTACAAAAAAATTAAATCTGAATTTGGTAATACAGATAAAAATTTCATGTTGATCTTGTGCAATTCTTTTTTCAAGAGATAG